A single window of Actinoallomurus bryophytorum DNA harbors:
- a CDS encoding DUF2795 domain-containing protein: MGNTKLISPALLQRHLHKAGYPATRAELIAHARDECERVVGALEQLPDRRYVRPADVSRTFAELASEYLDGMPYPARREDLVSYAERQDAARPVLEALRRIPDRRYDRPEAVSDAIAEEEE; this comes from the coding sequence ATGGGCAATACCAAACTGATCAGCCCGGCCCTGCTGCAACGGCACCTTCACAAGGCCGGCTATCCGGCCACCCGCGCCGAGCTCATCGCGCACGCCCGTGACGAATGCGAGCGCGTGGTCGGCGCGCTGGAGCAGCTCCCCGACCGCCGATACGTGAGGCCGGCGGACGTGAGCAGGACGTTCGCCGAGCTCGCGAGCGAGTATCTCGACGGAATGCCGTATCCGGCACGGCGTGAGGATCTCGTCTCCTACGCCGAGCGCCAGGACGCCGCCCGGCCGGTGCTGGAGGCACTGAGGCGGATTCCCGACCGGCGTTATGACCGGCCCGAGGCGGTGAGCGACGCCATCGCCGAGGAAGAGGAATAG
- a CDS encoding YdeI/OmpD-associated family protein, translating into MRFRATIELGGKTATGFQVPDDVVTALGAGRRPPVRVTIGGHTYRSTVASMGGRFMVGVSAQNREAAAVAAGDEVDVDLELDTEPREVAVPEDLAAILDGEPEARRFFDGLSYSRKQWFVLRIEQAKKDETRRRRVDETVTMLREGRSGP; encoded by the coding sequence ATGCGGTTCCGCGCGACGATCGAGCTGGGCGGCAAGACCGCGACGGGTTTCCAGGTTCCCGATGACGTCGTCACCGCGCTCGGCGCCGGCCGGCGCCCGCCGGTCCGGGTCACGATCGGCGGCCATACCTACCGCAGCACGGTCGCGTCCATGGGCGGGCGGTTCATGGTCGGGGTCAGCGCGCAGAACCGTGAGGCCGCCGCCGTCGCGGCCGGGGACGAGGTGGACGTCGACCTCGAGCTCGACACCGAGCCCCGTGAGGTGGCCGTGCCCGAGGACCTCGCGGCCATCCTTGACGGAGAGCCCGAGGCGAGGCGGTTCTTCGACGGGCTCTCCTACAGCAGGAAGCAGTGGTTCGTCCTGCGGATCGAGCAGGCCAAGAAGGACGAGACGCGGCGCAGGCGCGTGGACGAGACCGTCACGATGCTGCGTGAGGGCCGGAGCGGCCCCTGA
- a CDS encoding TetR/AcrR family transcriptional regulator, which yields MPKLWNETIEAHRAAVRDATLDTTAALVAEHGPASVTMSKIAERTGIGRATLYKYFPDVETILTAWHERQIGAHLDHLAQIREHAANPLEAVLEAYAFIAYEHDAGDPLAAMLHRGEHVAEAQRRLRGFVRDLLAEGARAGEVRGDVAPDELAGYCLHALTAAAGLPSKAAVQRLVTVTMAGLRGPA from the coding sequence GTGCCCAAGCTGTGGAACGAGACGATCGAGGCACACCGCGCGGCGGTGCGTGACGCGACGCTGGACACCACCGCGGCGCTGGTGGCCGAGCACGGGCCCGCGTCGGTGACGATGTCGAAGATCGCCGAGCGGACCGGCATCGGCCGCGCCACGCTGTACAAGTACTTCCCGGACGTCGAGACGATCCTCACCGCCTGGCACGAGCGCCAGATCGGCGCCCATCTCGACCACCTCGCCCAGATCCGCGAACACGCGGCGAACCCACTCGAGGCGGTGCTCGAGGCCTACGCGTTCATCGCGTACGAGCACGACGCCGGCGACCCGCTCGCCGCGATGCTGCACCGCGGCGAGCACGTCGCCGAGGCCCAGCGACGGCTGCGCGGCTTCGTCCGCGACCTGCTCGCCGAGGGCGCGCGTGCGGGCGAGGTCCGCGGCGACGTGGCCCCCGACGAGCTCGCGGGTTACTGCCTCCACGCCCTGACGGCCGCCGCCGGCCTGCCCTCGAAGGCCGCCGTCCAGCGGCTGGTGACCGTCACGATGGCCGGGCTCCGCGGACCGGCCTGA
- a CDS encoding general stress protein, translating into MSDRNTIGPHKVVLGTYSDHGAAQHAVDILAEHKFPVEHVTIVGTGLKLEERILGRWTLGRAVLTGASAGAWIGLLIGVIFWIVSPWVVGAVISAIILGVVFGAIFSAAAYFLQKRAYMSAPSVVADRYDILVDAEFAEEARRLLAAVLSTTDQAH; encoded by the coding sequence ATGAGCGATCGGAACACCATCGGTCCGCACAAGGTCGTACTGGGCACGTACAGCGATCACGGAGCCGCCCAGCACGCCGTGGACATCCTCGCCGAGCACAAGTTTCCGGTGGAACACGTCACCATTGTGGGCACCGGGCTGAAGCTGGAAGAACGCATCCTCGGCCGATGGACGCTCGGCCGTGCGGTGCTGACCGGCGCGAGCGCCGGCGCCTGGATCGGGCTGCTGATCGGCGTGATCTTCTGGATCGTCAGCCCCTGGGTGGTCGGCGCGGTGATCTCCGCCATCATCCTGGGCGTGGTGTTCGGCGCGATCTTCTCCGCCGCCGCCTACTTCCTGCAGAAGCGTGCGTACATGTCCGCGCCCTCGGTCGTGGCCGACCGGTACGACATCCTGGTCGACGCGGAGTTCGCCGAGGAGGCACGGCGGCTGCTCGCGGCCGTCCTGTCCACGACGGATCAGGCGCACTGA
- a CDS encoding GNAT family N-acetyltransferase — translation MNDLTVRPITGSDELDLFNRLPYVLNDELAGDLAAGRRRPEWMWMALRGDRPIARAAWSARPSHDEPWLLDIFDLAGGPEATDAGVRLLKTAMAEVGATPPYVRFVGPRWREDPEERREAEVRMSALERTGARLFVERLRLEWRRGGPVPEPGERLVFRPAGDAGELIALMTEVLEGTLDAYSRQELTRGSAREAAGAQYEDELAGYEGPREWWRIAALPGGEPVGFVIPTRNAYGAIIAYLGVRPAHRGNGHVDAILGEGTRILANADVPRIRANTDLGNVPMARAFARAGYVAFEHQIDMTWSRT, via the coding sequence ATGAACGACCTGACCGTGCGTCCGATCACCGGATCGGACGAGCTCGACCTGTTCAACCGGCTGCCCTATGTCCTCAACGACGAACTGGCCGGCGATCTCGCCGCCGGCCGCCGGCGGCCCGAATGGATGTGGATGGCCCTGCGGGGCGATCGGCCGATCGCCAGGGCCGCGTGGTCGGCGCGGCCGTCGCACGACGAGCCGTGGCTCCTGGACATCTTCGACCTGGCCGGCGGGCCGGAGGCCACGGACGCGGGTGTACGCCTGCTGAAGACGGCGATGGCCGAGGTCGGAGCGACACCGCCCTACGTCCGTTTCGTCGGCCCGCGCTGGCGCGAGGACCCGGAGGAACGCCGGGAGGCCGAGGTCCGCATGTCCGCACTCGAACGCACCGGCGCCCGGCTGTTCGTCGAGCGCCTGCGGCTCGAGTGGCGGCGCGGCGGGCCCGTGCCGGAGCCGGGCGAGCGGCTGGTGTTCCGGCCCGCCGGCGACGCCGGGGAGCTCATCGCGCTGATGACCGAGGTCCTCGAGGGGACCCTGGACGCCTACAGCCGCCAGGAGCTGACCCGCGGGTCCGCGCGCGAGGCGGCCGGCGCGCAGTACGAGGACGAGCTGGCCGGCTACGAGGGTCCGCGTGAGTGGTGGCGGATCGCGGCACTGCCGGGCGGAGAGCCGGTGGGGTTCGTGATTCCCACGCGTAACGCCTACGGCGCGATCATCGCCTACCTCGGCGTACGGCCCGCGCATCGCGGCAACGGCCACGTCGACGCGATCCTCGGCGAGGGCACGAGGATTCTCGCGAACGCGGACGTGCCGCGCATCCGCGCGAACACCGACCTCGGCAACGTGCCGATGGCACGGGCGTTCGCGCGCGCCGGTTATGTCGCGTTCGAGCACCAGATCGACATGACGTGGAGCCGGACCTGA
- a CDS encoding protein phosphatase 2C domain-containing protein — protein MATPHEAAAGPSDITFATRAAPGVVNEDYVAAGPDWAVVLDGATAPAGVDSGCVHDVAWLVHRLAAALSAGLTGTAGEAGGSLGDVLAAAIKQVCAAHADTCDLANPDSPSSTVALARWGRGRLECLVLADSPIAVHLRDGSIAVVEDDRIMRLPGGPPYTLELVRARRNRPGGFWVASTSQAAAYEAVTATFPEEEVDAVAMLTDGVTRLIDRYRRTWRDVMEELRTGGPDHVIDLVRAAERAEPAGRGKAHDDATALLVTRR, from the coding sequence ATGGCGACTCCACACGAGGCGGCCGCAGGGCCGTCCGACATCACCTTCGCGACCCGGGCGGCGCCCGGCGTCGTCAACGAGGACTATGTGGCGGCCGGCCCCGACTGGGCGGTCGTGCTCGACGGGGCGACGGCGCCGGCCGGGGTCGACAGCGGCTGCGTGCACGACGTCGCCTGGCTGGTCCACCGGCTCGCGGCGGCGCTGAGCGCCGGCCTGACCGGTACGGCCGGGGAGGCCGGCGGGTCACTCGGCGATGTCCTGGCCGCCGCGATCAAGCAGGTCTGCGCGGCGCACGCCGACACATGCGATCTGGCGAACCCGGACAGCCCGTCGTCGACCGTCGCACTGGCCCGCTGGGGCCGGGGCCGCCTCGAATGCCTGGTGCTGGCCGACTCGCCGATCGCCGTCCACCTTCGTGACGGCTCGATCGCCGTGGTCGAGGACGACCGCATCATGCGCCTGCCGGGCGGGCCGCCGTACACGCTCGAACTGGTGCGTGCCCGGCGCAACCGGCCGGGCGGGTTCTGGGTGGCGAGCACCAGCCAGGCCGCCGCGTACGAGGCGGTGACCGCGACGTTCCCCGAGGAGGAGGTCGACGCGGTCGCGATGCTCACCGACGGGGTCACGCGCCTGATCGATCGTTACCGCCGTACGTGGCGCGACGTGATGGAGGAGCTGAGGACGGGCGGGCCGGACCACGTGATCGATCTTGTCCGGGCGGCGGAGCGGGCCGAGCCGGCCGGTCGTGGCAAGGCACACGACGACGCCACCGCGCTGCTCGTCACACGCCGCTGA